A stretch of Porites lutea chromosome 5, jaPorLute2.1, whole genome shotgun sequence DNA encodes these proteins:
- the LOC140937131 gene encoding histone H1.0-A-like: protein MSEAKSPAKKKPAAPKKPAEHPPYLDMIKAAIVALKERNGSSRQAIEKYIKANYKVGEVGSHLKMALKRGAASGKLIHTKGVGASGSFKVAKAEKKEKKPAKPKKPAAKKAAKKLADKKPAAKKAAAKKKPAKKTPSKKPKKSAAKKPAAKKPAAKKSAKKTPTKKPAAKKSAKKSAAKKSPAKKK from the coding sequence ATGTCTGAAGCAAAGTCACCGGCTAAAAAAAAGCCAGCTGCGCCTAAAAAGCCAGCTGAGCATCCACCATACCTTGATATGATCAAGGCTGCCATTGTCGCTCTAAAAGAGCGAAATGGTTCTTCTCGCCAAGCCATTGAGAAGTACATAAAAGCCAACTACAAGGTTGGCGAGGTCGGCTCACACTTGAAGATGGCTCTCAAGAGAGGTGCTGCGAGTGGAAAGTTGATACACACCAAAGGTGTTGGCGCATCTGGCTCTTTCAAGGTCGCCAAGGCggaaaagaaggagaagaaaccagcgaagccAAAGAAGCCCGCCGCCAAGAAGGCAGCAAAGAAACTAGCGGATAAAAAACCCGCAGCAAAGAAAGCAGCGGCTAAAAAGAAGCCAGCGAAGAAGACACCAAGTAAAAAACCCAAGAAATCGGCAGCGAAAAAGCCGGCAGCAAAGAAACCAGCGGCCAAGAAATCTGCGAAGAAGACACCCACAAAGAAACCTGCCGCCAAAAAGTCCGCCAAGAAATCTGCCGCCAAAAAGTCTCCAGCTAAGAAGAAGTAA
- the LOC140937132 gene encoding histone H3, with translation MARTKQTARKSTGGKAPRKQLATKAARKSAPATGGVKKPHRYRPGTVALREIRRYQKSTELLIRKLPFQRLVREIAQDFKTDLRFQSSAVMALQEASEAYLVGLFEDTNLCAIHAKRVTIMPKDIQLARRIRGERA, from the coding sequence ATGGCACGTACAAAGCAAACTGCTCGTAAATCAACTGGTGGAAAAGCCCCACGAAAACAGCTCGCCACAAAGGCAGCTCGTAAGAGCGCGCCCGCAACCGGTGGAGTCAAGAAACCTCACCGTTACAGGCCTGGTACAGTCGCTCTTCGTGAGATCCGTCGTTACCAGAAATCTACCGAGCTGCTCATCCGCAAGCTGCCATTCCAGCGTCTTGTGCGAGAAATCGCTCAAGACTTCAAGACCGATCTGCGTTTCCAGAGCTCTGCTGTCATGGCTCTTCAAGAAGCTAGCGAGGCTTACCTCGTTGGTCTCTTTGAGGACACCAACTTGTGCGCCATCCATGCCAAGCGCGTCACCATCATGCCCAAGGACATTCAGTTGGCCCGCCGAATCCGCGGAGAGCGAGCATAA
- the LOC140938078 gene encoding histone H4, giving the protein MSGRGKGGKGLGKGGAKRHRKILRDNIQGITKPAIRRLARRGGVKRISGLIYEETRGVLKVFLENVIRDAVTYTEHAKRKTVTAMDVVYALKRQGRTLYGFGG; this is encoded by the coding sequence ATGTCGGGTCGAGGTAAAGGAGGCAAAGGCCTAGGAAAAGGAGGCGCCAAGCGTCACCGAAAGATCCTTCGTGACAACATCCAAGGCATCACCAAGCCAGCTATCCGTCGTCTTGCTCGCCGTGGCGGTGTTAAGCGAATCTCTGGCCTGATCTACGAAGAGACTCGTGGTGTTCtcaaagttttccttgagaatgTGATCCGTGATGctgtgacctacaccgagcacgccaagcgcaAGACTGTGACCGCCATGGATGTGGTGTACGCACTCAAACGCCagggacgtactctgtacggatTTGGCGGTTAA
- the LOC140937133 gene encoding histone H2A-like — protein sequence MSGRGKGKAKGTKSKSRSSRAGLQFPVGRIHRLLRKGNYAERVGAGAPVYLAAVLEYLSAEILELAGNAARDNKKTRIIPRHLQLAVRNDEELNKLLAGVTIAQGGVLPNIQAVLLPKKTEKKPKA from the coding sequence ATGTCAGGTCGCGGTAAAGGAAAGGCAAAGGGCACCAAGTCCAAGAGCCGATCATCCCGAGCAGGGCTTCAGTTCCCTGTTGGTCGAATCCACCGTCTTCTTCGCAAAGGCAACTATGCTGAGCGTGTTGGCGCTGGTGCCCCAGTCTACTTGGCTGCAGTGCTCGAGTATTTGAgcgctgagatcctcgagttggCGGGCAACGCTGCTCGTGACAACAAGAAGACCAGAATCATTCCCCGTCACCTTCAGCTTGCAGTCCGCAACGACGAAGAGTTGAACAAACTGCTTGCCGGCGTCACCATCGCACAAGGAGGTGTTCTGCCCAACATCCAGGCTGTTCTTCTGCCCAAGAAGACCGAGAAGAAGCCAAAAGCTTAA
- the LOC140937134 gene encoding histone H2B, gonadal-like, with product MAPKVAGKKGEKRAGKAKAPSDGKKKRRGKRKESYAIYIYKVLKQVHPDTGISSKAMGIMNSFVNDIFERIATEASRLAHYNKKSTISSREIQTAIRLLLPGELAKHAVSEGTKAVTKYTSSK from the coding sequence ATGGCACCTAAAGTTGCAGGAAAGAAAGGCGAGAAGAGAGCTGGAAAGGCTAAGGCTCCATCTGAtggaaagaagaagaggaggggaaagagaaaggaaagctATGCTATCTACATCTACAAGGTGTTGAAGCAAGTTCACCCTGACACTGGTATCTCCAGCAAAGCCATGGGCATCATGAACTCGTTTGTCAACGACATTTTCGAGCGCATCGCTACCGAAGCGTCGCGCCTTGCTCACTACAACAAGAAATCAACCATCAGTTCTCGCGAGATCCAGACCGCCATCAGGCTGCTTTTGCCCGGTGAACTGGCCAAACACGCTGTCAGTGAAGGAACCAAAGCTGTGACCAAGTACACCAGCAGCAAGTAA